The following is a genomic window from Miltoncostaea oceani.
CGGGCCGAAGGTCCCTCCACGGATGATCATCCCTGCGAGATTAGCGGCGGCCGCACCGGGAGGACGCATGACGAGGATCGCGCTCGGCTCGGACGAGGTGACCCCGCTCACCGACGCGCTGGTCGCGGCGCTGCGCGCCGCGGGCCACGAGGTGACCCTGCACGGGCCGCCCGCCGGGGGCGGGGAGGAGTGGGTGGCGGCGAGCGCCGCGGTCGGCCGGGCCGTCGCGGCGGGCGAGGCCGAGCGGGGCGTCGTGTGCTGCTGGTCGGGGACGGGCGCGTCGATCGCCGCGAACAAGGTGCCCGGCGTGCGGGCCGCGTTGTGCGCCGACGCCGAGACCGCCCGGATGGCCCGCCGCTACAACGACGCGAACGTGCTCGCGTTGTCGCTGCGCCTGACGAGCCCGGCGGTGGGGGAGGAGATCCTCGCCGCCTTCCTCGCGTCGCCCGCGGGGGACGACGACTTCGACCGGCGCAACCTGGCGGAGCTGGAGCGGATGGAGCGGCCGGCCGGCTGAGGCCCGCCCCGCGGTCAGCCGCCCGCGAACCCGCCGAGCTGGTCGAGGTCGAGCTCCTGGGCGTCGCGCGGCGCCTGGATGTCCACCGGCTCGCCGTACGCGGAGAGGTCGGCGGTGAGGTCGATGTCGAACGCGCCGACGCCGGCCTGCGGCCCCAGGGCGGAGCCGTCGCCGGTCAGCACGAGATGGATGCGGCGCGGCAGGAGGTCCTCGGTCCCGATCCAGGTCTCGAGGGTGCCCTCGGAGACGGCGGCGCGGGCCTGCTCCGGGGTGACGGTGCCGGTGCCGAGCAGCGGACCGAGGTCCGCGAGCGCCTCCGCCGGGTCGAGCTGCGAGGTCACCTTCACCGTCGGCGTCCCGTCGATGTCCTCGCGGGCGTCCTCGACGGGCTCGGTGGCCCAGCCGGTCAGGGTGGGGTAGAGGGCCCCGAGGTCGAGCAGCGCGACCTGCGCGGGCGGCAGGGCGACCCGGAAGTCCTGTCCCAGCACCCCGACGTAGACCTCGTCGCCGACGCGGGTCAGGTTGCCCTGCAGCGTCGGCCCCGAGAGGGCGATGCGGGCGTCGATGGAGGCGCGGTCCGGCGGCTGCACCGGGCCCTCGCCCGAGATGTCGAGGTCGCCGGCGAGCAGGGCGCCGCCCGGCACGGCCCCGGCGTCGGCCAGGTCGATCCCGCCGGCCGCCTCGATCGCGATGCGGAACGACTCGACGCCGGCGAACTCCTCGCCGCTGCGGTCCAGCAGCTGCTGGGCGGTCAGGTCGCCGGTGAGGTCCTCGCCGCCGCCGTCGCCGCCACCGCAGCCCGCGAGCAGCAGGGCACCCGCCACGGCGACGGCCGCGAGCAGCAGGCGGAGCGGCGCACGTCGGCTCGGGCGGGGCATCACGGCGGTATAGCATGGCCGCCGATGCGGGGGCGAGCACGAACGTGACGGACCCGTCGCTCGAGCTGGTGCCCCTCGGGATCGGCGCGGCCTACGCGCGGCCCGGCGAGGCGCAGAGCTGCCACCTGGTCCGCGCGGGCGGCCGGGCGCTCGTCGTGGACATGGGCGCCGGGGCCCTCAACCGGCTGATGGGCGTCATGGCGCCCGAGGACCTGGAGGCCGTCGTCATCACCCACATGCACCCCGACCACTGCGTCGACCTGATGGCGCTGCGCGTCTACATGGCGTGGGGGCCGGGGGTGGGGCGCACGCTCCGCGTCGCCGGCCCGCCCGGCCTGCGCGCGCGGCTGCAGGACTTCTCGGGGTCCGTCGGCTGGGACGCCCTCCACTTCGAGGACCTGCGCGCGGGGGAGGGCGAGATCGACCTCGGCGGGGGCCTCGTCGTGCGGCACCGGGAGGTCCCGCACCTGCCGCCGACGCACGCCGTGCGCGTCGACCACGGCGGCGCGTCGATCTGCCTCGGCGCCGACTGCGGCCCCAACGACGCGCTCCCCGAGCTGGCCCGCGACTGCGACCTGCTGGTCTGCGAGTGCACGTTCGGGGCGGAGGAGGTGCCCGACGGGCTGGCGCACCTCAACGGCCGCGGCGCCGGGGAGATGGCCGCACGGGCGGGCGCGGGACGGCTGGTGCTCGTGCACGGCCAGCCCGAGTACGACCGCGACGCGGCGGTCGCGCAGGCCGCGGAGGCCTTCGGCGGCCCGGTCGCGTGGGCCCGCGAGGGAGAGGCGGTCGCGGCGTGAGCGTCCGCCGCCAGACGCCGCCGCCCCGGCCCACGACGCGGAGGGCCGTGATCATCTCGGTGCTCCTCAGCCTGCTGCTCCCGGGCCTCGGGCACGCCTACGCGTGGCGCCTCCCGCGGGCGCTGATCTGGTTCGCCGGCACCATCGTGATCGGCATCGTCATCGGCGGCGGGGAGGACGACACGGTGCTCGCGTTCTCGATGGGCGCCGTCATCGCGGTGCTCGCCGCGATCGACATCGCCCTGTTGATGTGGCTCGAGCGGACGCCCCCGCGGGCCCTGTGAGCGGCCCGGCCGGACGCGATCACTAAACTGGCCGGGATGCCGACCCTCACGCCACTCCCGTGACCTGGGACGCGTTCCGCCGCGGAAACGCCGGCGCCGCCCAGGGCGAGGAGGAGCTGCGGATGCTGTGGAAGCGCTACAAGGAGCGCGACGACAGCCAGGCGAAGGACCGCCTCATCCTCACCTTCGCCCCGCTGGTGAAGTACGTCGCGGGCCGCATGAACAGCCACCTGCCCGCGCACGTCGAGGAGACCGACCTCATCTCGTACGGCCTCCTCGGCCTGATCGGCGCCGTGGAGCGCTTCGACCCGGGCCGCCAGGTCAAGTTCGAGACGTACGCGGTGGCGCGCATCAAGGGCTCGATCATCGACGAGCTCCGCTCCCTCGACTGGGTGCCGCGCTCGGTGCGGGCCCGCTCCCGCGAG
Proteins encoded in this region:
- a CDS encoding RpiB/LacA/LacB family sugar-phosphate isomerase, yielding MTRIALGSDEVTPLTDALVAALRAAGHEVTLHGPPAGGGEEWVAASAAVGRAVAAGEAERGVVCCWSGTGASIAANKVPGVRAALCADAETARMARRYNDANVLALSLRLTSPAVGEEILAAFLASPAGDDDFDRRNLAELERMERPAG
- a CDS encoding MBL fold metallo-hydrolase translates to MAADAGASTNVTDPSLELVPLGIGAAYARPGEAQSCHLVRAGGRALVVDMGAGALNRLMGVMAPEDLEAVVITHMHPDHCVDLMALRVYMAWGPGVGRTLRVAGPPGLRARLQDFSGSVGWDALHFEDLRAGEGEIDLGGGLVVRHREVPHLPPTHAVRVDHGGASICLGADCGPNDALPELARDCDLLVCECTFGAEEVPDGLAHLNGRGAGEMAARAGAGRLVLVHGQPEYDRDAAVAQAAEAFGGPVAWAREGEAVAA